A window of Feifania hominis genomic DNA:
CGCCGGGGTAGTTGGAGAGCCGGCCTGCTCTTCGCCGGCCTGTGCCGGAGCAACGGCTGGCGCCGGGGCAGTTGGAGAGCCGGCCTGCTCTTCGCCGGCCTGTGCCGGAGCAACGGCTGGCGCCGGGGCAGTTGGAGAGCCGGCCTGTTCTTCGCCAGCTTGTGCCGGAGCACCGGCTGGCGCCGGGGCAGTTGGAGGGCTGGCCTGCTCTTCGCCGGCCTGTGCCGGGGCACCGGCTTGCGCCGGGGCAGTTGGAGGGCCGGCCTGCTCTTCGCCGGCTTGCGCCGGGGCACCGGCTGATGCGGGCGCCTGCGCCGCCTGCGGCACGCCGGTCAGAGAGGCCGAGCCTGTGGCCGCGGCAGGGCCCGGCGCACCGCCGGGCTGTGTCTGCGCCGCGCGGCGGCGCACCGACAGCCGCCAGACCACAATGCCCCCGCCGAGCAGCAGCGCCGCGCCGGCGAGTATGGCGAGGGTGAGACCGATGGCCCGCCCGTGACTGGGCGCGGGTTTCACGGGGTCAGGCTCGGGCTCCGGTGTCTGCGGCGTCTGCGTCCCGCCGCCGACGGGCAGCGGCTCGGTCTCGGGTTCCGGCTCTTCTTCAAAGTGGATGCTGTCGACAATGCCGCCGAGGTACCCCTCTATTTTCTTAAGCCAATCGTAATCCCGGCTGAAGCTCTCACTTGCGTAGAGCACCTCAATATCGACATAGACGCCGTTGATCGCCGTTGACCACTGCACGGTATAGAGAATCTGCCGGGTCTCGTCGATTGAGGTGTTCGTAACTCTGACAAAGGCAGGGTAGGTTCCCCGGTAGAGCTTCTTGTCCCGGAGCTCTTCGCCGTGGGCGAGAACTGTGTGGCTCTCGAGAAGCTCCCGAAGCTCCGCGGCATTGAAATCGCGGTAGTCGAGCCCCCCGGGCGCCCGGCTCAGCTCGATGAAAAGCTCGCTGTAGGGCGACGGAAACGCGCCGAAGACGCTGTAGTATTCCAGCTTGTGCGCAATATCGTCCGGGCTCTCGAGAAGCGCGTCGGCGATCTCCTGCGTGATCTCGTCCCCACGGGCGGCGAAGACCAGCTCGCCGGGCAGCTCCATGGTCAGGCCGAACTCCTCAAAGGTGCGGCTCTGCGCAGAGGGAATGAACGCTTCGGCGTCGCAGACGCTCGCCGCAACGCCCGAAGCAATCTCTTCGATTTCACGGTCGAGCCCGTCTTTCAGATACATTGTTTCCAGTATCCCAAATTTGCGATCGTAGAAGAACAGCCGCACAGAGGAAATAAACGAGCCGCCCTCCGTCTCGCAATCGAAAACCAGTCTGGCGACGGTGCCGAAATCGGCCTCGAACGAATCGTCAGCCAGCAGTTTGACGTTATCCGGCATCTGCTCGAGATAACGGTTTCTGGCGTCGTTGAGCAGCTTGGCCGTGTCGGGGCCAAGCCATGTCTGAGTGTCGAACGCCAGGCTCATCAGATAGAGCGGATCCTCGCTCTCAGCGTACAGACAGTAGGTTCCGTAGCCGAGTATTTTGTCAATTTCCCTGTAGTCAATCCCCATATAGGCGAGAGCGGGATCGTCAGCCGGCGTGTCCTGCGTGATGCAATATGCCTCGTCGGGCAGCGTGAGCGCAATGCCCTCCTCGGCAATGACACAGACCTGCCCCGCTTGCACGCAGAGCGTGAGCGCCCCCGTCAGCAAAAGCACCGCCAGAAATACGAGCACCAACCGTTTTTTCAATGGTTCCACCCCTTTTCTCAAATTTGATCCAGGCCGCCGCTACGGCGCAAGCCGTCTGCCGCAGCAGATACAGAAGAGACTGTCCTCCGGCAGCGCCGCCCCGCAGTGCGGACAGACCACCACCTGCGGTGGGGCAGCCACCTGCGGTGGGGCGGCCACCTGCGGTGGAGCACCGACTTGCGTCGGGGCACCGGCTGACGCCGGGGTGCTTTGGGGGACGGGCCGCTCTTTCGGGTCTGTCTGAGAAGCGATAAGAGAGGCTGACTGCGCCTCGACCGACCGCTCTGACGCCACCGGCTGCGGCGTCGGCTCGGGCGTCCAGCTCACGGGGTCGACCGGCACGGGCGGGGGAACAGCGGCATCGCGCAGCGCCTGCGCCTCGGCGCGGCGCAGTGTCACAAGCCGCCAGATGAGAACGACGAGCGCCGCGGCCAGAATGATCACGGCGGCAATCACAAGCATGCCGCCGGTTCCAATCCTCCCGCCGGAGGCATGCGATACAGAGCCGCCGGTTCCAATCCTCCCGCCGGAGGCATGCGATACAGAGCCGCCCGCCGGCCGCACCGGAGATTCTGTGGGCTCGGTGCGAATCGGCTTGTCGTCGGGCTGCGGCGTGACCGGCGCAGGCGTCGTATCCTCCGCCGGCTTTCCGCTCTCATCAAAGCGAATGCTGTCGACAATGCCGGTGAAAATGCCACCCATATCAATGCCCTCGCACATCTCCTCATAGTGCTGCGTGATCAGCACAAACATCGTATATTCATGAATGAAAAAATATGTCGTGACAACATTGGTGGCCTCGCCCTCTGCTACCGAGTAGGTGACCAGCGAGAAGCTCCCGGCAGGCGCTTTGTAGAGAGATTCCTCCAGAACGGTGGCTCCGTCGGGCAGATTGACGATCTGACCTTTACGCACAATTGCAAGGATTTCCTCCATAGAATAGTCGCTGGTGAACAGCTCAGGAGCGGCGGGGCTGGCGGCGATGTTTAATACATAAAACGGATCCAGATTGAACGCATAAAAATACTGTTGACTGCGCTCCATTTCGTTTTTTGCCGCGCGGGCGCTCTCATAGCCAAACATGGTGAGCGCGGGGTCGCCGTCCTCGACGTCGCGCGTGAGACAGACCATCCCGTCGGGCAGCTCGAACGAGATGCCGAGCTCGTCGATGGCACAGCTCTGCGCCGCCCGCGCGGGCAGCACTGTGAGCGCCAGCAGCAGAGCCAGAGCCAGTGCAAAAAACCGCTTCATTTATTCCCCACCCCCTCTTTTCATGCGTATCACCTCAACTGCGCGGCAGACGCTGCCAGCCGCAGTGGGAACAGATGCGTCTGTCCGGCGGCATCTCCGCGCCGCAGTAGGGGCAATATCTGTCCGGCTGCGATTCCTCCGGGGCAGCCGATTGCTGCGGTGCAGCCGAATGCTCCGGTGCAGCCGAATGCTCCGGCGCCGCGATGCGCCGCCGTACCGCCCGCCGCCGGAACACCACAGCGAGCGCGGCGAGAACAGCGGCCGCCGCGGCAATGGCCAGTATGATACCGACAGGATTGCCGCCGCGCTTTCCGAAGCGGATGCTGTCGATCGTGTCGGTGGCAATTTTATTCATATCAACGCCCTCGCACAGCTCCGCACAGTACTGTAAGCTCAGTGAGAGCATCGTGCCGTCCTGAATGGTCTGATAGAGCGAGCCGACAAAGGTGTAGCCCTCCTGCTCAAACGCGTAGGTGACATATGTGAAGCTGCCGGCGGGTGCCACATAGACGCCGTCATCTAAAACAGTTGCTCCATCGGACAGCGTTTCGAGCAGCGCCTTATGGACATCCGAGTAGGTGCTGTTCATGGAATCTTCATCGAGCAACTGACTATAGGAGGAGATGCTGGCAGCAACGCCTATAAAATAGGAGGGCTCCGGGCTGATCGCGTGAAAATATTGTTTGCTGCGCTCCATTTCATTTCGCGCCTCGCGGGCGCTCTCATAGCCAAACATGGCGAGCGCGGGATCGCCGTCCTCGACGTCGCGCGTGAGACAGACCATCCCGTCGGGCAGCTCAAGCGTGATGCCGAGCTCGTCGATGGCGCAGCTCTGCCCCGCCCGCGCGGGCAGCGCCGCGAGCGCCGGCAGAAGCACAGCCAGAATCAGCGCAAAAAACCGTTTCATCCATTCCCACTCCTCTCTGTAGATTCAGAGTAGCAGATTGAATGATGAAAAGCAATATATTAAAACAAATAGTCTATTCTAAATTGGCGTGCCGGCCGTACATCTGTTCCCCGGTCAGGCCCATGCGCTCCATGAGCGTGAGCGCCGTGCTGTCGAGCAGAAGCAGAAGCGTCTGCTCGAAGAGCGAGCCCATCGGCTGGATGGAGGCGGTGCCCCCCGCGTCCTTGGCGGGCGCGGGCACGGCGACGACCGTCTCCGCGAGGGCCGCGATGGCAGACTTCGGATTCGTTGTGACCACGGCGAGCTGCGCGCCCAGCGCCCGGCAGCGCCGCGCCATGCAGCACAGGCTCTCGGTCTCGCCCGAGCCCGAGCCGATCAGCAGCAGATCTCCCGCCCCGATGGCGGGGGTCACGCTCTCCCCCACGACGTAGCTTGTCAGCCCCAGGTGCATCAGCCGCATGGCAAACGCGCGCAGCATCAGCCCCGAGCGCCCCGCCCCCGCGACATAGACGCGCCGCGCGCCGAGAACGGCGTCCGCGAGGGCGTCCGCCGCCGGACCGACGGCGCCAAGCGAGCGCCCGAGCTCTTCGAGAATGCGAGTGGAATACTCCGCTGTGTTCATAGAGACCTCCCGTTTTGTCAGGGCCGCGCAGCGGGTGCGGCGGCCGGTTTCATCCTTAATAATATAGATACAGTATAACATGTCCGCCGCGCATTGACGAGCGCGGGAGACCTGTTTATAATGAGTTTGTTGCAAAAAAACAGCCGGGAGGAACCATGTCAGAGAAAACGAAAAAGACCCTCAGCGAATACGCCCTTGTCACACTCGGCACGCTTCTGATGGTCTTCGGCATCTACTTTTTCAAATTTCCCAACAACTTCACCACCGGCGGCGTCACCGGCATCGCGCTGATCATCGGGCGCTTTTTCGGCGCGCTGTCGCCCGGCACACTGGTCTTTGTCATCAACATGGCCCTGCTTGTGGTGGGCTTTCTCTTTCTGGGCAGGAGCTTCGGCATCAAGACGGTCTACTCGAGCGTTCTGTTCTCGGTGGGAACCTGGGTGCTCGAGCGGGTCTGCCCGATGGAGAAGCCCTTTACCGACGAGCCGCTGCTCGAGCTGATGTTCGCGGTTCTGCTGCCGGCCGTCGGGTCGGGGCTTCTGTTCAATCTCGGCGCCTCCTCGGGCGGCACCGACATTGTCGCGATGCTCCTGAAAAAGTTCACCAGCATCAACATCGGCACGGCGCTCATGTTCAGCGACGCGGTCATCACGGTGTCCGCCCTCTGGTTCTTCGGCGTCAAGACCGGGCTCTTCTCCATTCTCGGGCTGCTGATGAAGTCCTTTCTCATCGACAGCGTCATCGAGAGCATCAACCAGATCAAGTACTTCAACATCGTCTGCGAGCACCCCGAGCCCATCTGCGACTACATCGTAAAGACCCTGCACCGCGGCGCGACGGTCTGCGAGGCCGAGGGCTACTACACCTCCGAGCGGCGCTACATCGTCTTTGCCGCCATGCGCCGCAGCCAGGCGGTGCAGCTGCGCCGCTTTGTCAAACAGAACGACCCGCACGCCTTTCTGCTGATCACCACCACAAGCGAGATCATCGGCAAGGGCTTTCGCGGGGTGGACTGAAGAGCCGCCGAATCCGCCCGGCGGTCTGCCCCTGCCGGGGCCTCCCGGGGCCGGCACGCGCTGCGCCCTGCCGCTGGGCGGGCGCTCTGGACGCGGCGCCCTTTGAAAGTAGCGCAGCCCCGTGATAACATAGAGAAAACAAAATGTGGGAGAACACAATGCCGGTAACACAGATTCTATCATACTGTCTTGGCGCGCTGCGCTGGGCTGCGGCGCTCTTTGCCGTCTTTGCGGCGGCGCGGGTGACGCTGCTCGTGTGGCGCGGGGTGAAAAACAGGCCCACGCGCTCCCTCGGGCAGGAGCTCGGCCTCTGGGCGCTCGTCTTCTACGGGTGCATGCTCGTCTCCATCACCGTCATCCGCGGGGGAGATTTCGCCCCCCTCTGGCTCGGCGGGGCGGCCCGCGTGAGCCTCGTGCCGCTGCGCGGGCTGATCGGGGCCTTTGACCCGCGCGACCTCTGGCCGTTTTGCTACAACCTCTTTGGCAATCTGCTGTGGTTTGTGCCGGTGGGCCTCTCGCCGCTCGTCTGTTCGGGCCTTGCGCGCGCGTGGCGCGTGGCGCTCGCGGCGGCGGGCCTGTCGGCGCTCATCGAGCTCTCCCAGCTGCTTCTGGGCACCGGCGTCTGCGACATCGACGACTGGCTGCTCAACATCGCCGGGGCGCTGCTCGGCTACCTGATTTACTACGCGGCGGTCGGGCGGCGGCGCAGCCGTTTTCCGGAGAAGATGCCGTGGGCGAGGTGAGCGGGCTTCTCTTCGAGGGACAGCCGGTCGCCGTCTGCCGAAAGCGCTGCAAGCGGGTGATTCTCCATGTGCGCGCCGGGGGCGAGATCTGGGTCTCAGCCCCGCGCGGCGTGTCGCGCCGGCGCATTGCTGAGATTCTCGCCGAGCGGCGCGACTGGCTGCTTGCGGCCGTCGAGACCCAGCGCGCCCGCGCGCCGAAGCCAAAGCGGGTCTGCGAGGGCGAGAGCTTCCGCCTTGCGGGGCGCGCGCTCGCGCTGCGCTTTGCGGGCGGCGAAATCTGCGCCGTGGGGGACGAGCTTCTCGTCCCGCCGGGGACGGAGCTCTCAGCGCTTCGCGCCTGGTACGTCGCGCGCGCACAGGTTCTCTTCGCCGAACGGGTTGCCCTCTGGGCGGCGGCCATCGGCGTCACGCCGGGGCGCGTGCGCGCAAAGGAGCAGAGAAGCCGCTTTGGCAGCTGCGGCATCCACGGCGACATCAACCTCTGCTGGCGGCTGGTGATGGAGGAGCGGGCCCTTGTCGACTCGGTGGTCATCCACGAGCTGTGCCATCTGCTCGAGCGAAACCACTCGCCGGCATTCTGGGCGCAGGTCGCCCGCTTCGACCCGCAGCACCGCGCCCACCGGGCGCAGCTCAACAAACAGTCCGCCCTGTGGGACTGGTGAAAGGGACGGTTCCATGAAAGACTATCTCATCTGGTATCTCATCGTGCTCAATCTGCTCGCGTTTGCGGTGTCGGCCATCGACAAGTTCTCGTCCGGCCGGCGCCAGCGGCGCGTGTCGGAACTTGCGCTCATGCTCCTCGCGGGCTTCGGCGGCTCGGTGGGGCTCTACCTGTCCATGTTTCTGTTTCGCCACAAGACCAAACACCCGAAATTCACCATGGGCGTGCCGCTGATTATGGCGGCGCAGGCGGTGGTACTCTACCTGCTCTGGGCCAGAGGCGTCATTCGCTGAATCACAGGGAAAAAAGGCAGCAGACATTTTGTCTGCTGCCTTTTTGTGCCAATTTTGCGAAATCTGCCAACAGATGGCAACTTTGAGTTAAACTGAGAGCAGTAACAGCAACAGGAGGGCAACTATGAGCAACATGACGATTCACACCGCACACATTGCCGCCTTTGAGCGGGCGCTGCGCGCGCAGGAGCGCAGCGCGGCCACTGTTGAGAAGTATCTGCGCGACGTCAGACAGTTCGCGGCGTATCTCGGCGGCGCGCCGCTGACGCGGGAGGCGGTCGCCGGGTGGAAGAGCCATCTGCTGGAACAGGGCCGCCTGCCGACGACAGTCAACGGCAAACTCGCGGTTCTCAGCAGCTTTCTGAGCCACCTGGGCCGCAGAGACTGCCGCGTCAGGCAGATTCGGCTGCAGCGGCGGCTCTTTCGCGACCAGGCGCGCGAGCTCGGGCGCGAGGAGTATGAGCGGCTGGTCGCCGCCGCGCGGCAGAAGGAGCAGCCGCGGCTCGCGCTGCTGCTCGAGACCATCTGCGCCACCGGTATCCGGGTCAGCGAGCTCAGAGACATCACCGTCGAGGCCGCGGCGGCGGGCCGGGCGCAGATCACGCTCAAGGGAAAGACGCGGGTGATTCTGCTGCCGGGCAAGCTCTGCCGCAAGCTGCTCAAATACGCGCGCAGACAAAAAATCGCCTCCGGCGAGATCTTTCTCACCAGAGGCGGAAAAAGCCTGAACCGCCGGCAGATCTGGGCGCAGATGAAAGCGCTCTGCTCCCGGGCGGGGGTGGAGCCGGGCAAGGTGTTCCCCCACAATCTGAGACATCTGTTTGCGCGGTGCTTCTACCGGGCGTGCCGTGACATCGCGCGGCTGTCGGACGTGCTCGGCCACAGCAGTATGGAGACCACCCGCATCTACCTCATCTCAACCGGCGCCGAACACGCAAGAACGCTTGAGCAGCTTCGGCTGGTGTCATAGACAGAATCATTCTTTTGTCCTGCTGCGGGGCGGCTCCGAGCATGAAAAGTTTAAAAACTCTTTTTTTGGAAAACAGCAAGCCGCCGTAGGCGCACGTCAACCAGACCGGAAGATTTCTCAGCCTGAGTGGCCTGTTTGCTGTACCCAAAATGCGTAATATAACTGCAGAATAGGTAAAAACGTTGAAAAGCTGCCGGTTAAATGGCAAAATATTGAAACTGAAAGGACAAGCTGGTCTGTCATCCCGCCCCGCAGCAGGACAAAAGAATGATTCTGTCCACATTGAGCAAAGAGCGGGGAAAATGGCCGAAAGTCCGGAATAAAAAAGGAGGAATTACGATGAGAAAGCGGATTCTTGCGGTACTTCTGGCGCTGTGTATGGCGCTTGCCGCTCTGCCCATGACGGCATTCGCTGTCGATCTGACCGGTTCGGGTACCGAAGCCGATCCCTATCAGGTCGCAACGGAAGAGGAGCTGCGCGCAGCAGTGGACGCCGGCGGCTACATTGAGCTGACCGCAAGCATTGAGGGAATGGCAACCTCGTTAAATGTGACCGGGGATGTGACTCTTGATCTGCAGGGGAACACTCTGGAGACCACTGTGCAAAGCGGATATTTTTTCAATGTCAGCCCGGGCGGCAGTCTGACGGTGAACGACAGCGCAACCGGCGGCCGCCTTGTCAGTACAAAGGTGAGGGTGGTACAGGTCTATGCCGGCGCCAGCTTCACGCTCAACGGCGGCACCCTCGAGGTGACGGACGGTGACATGAGCGCCGATGTGACTGTGTTTAACTTCGGCAACATGACGATCAATGGCGGAACAGTCAGAGGCGTCACAGCAATCTATAACTATGCGCCTGCGGCGCTCGGTGATTTCACCGGCAACGCGGTTTTGACGCTCAACGGCGGCAAAATTGAGGGCGTGCCCTGCACGACGGCTAGCAAAGACGAGTACATCGGTTCCAACTGGGCCTGTGCACTGATGGGCGAGGGCGTCGATGGGGATGGCAACGTGAAGAACCCCGAGGGCGTCACGCTCAACATCAAAGGCGGCGAGATCGTCGCCTCTGACGGCGGCCAGGCCATCGCCACCAACGCGTCGAGCGGCAAATACGCCGGCTTTGTCATCAACATGACCGCGGGCAGCGTGAGCGCTTCCGGCGACGACGGCTGCGCGATGTATCTGCCGGCCATCGGCGTGACCAACATCAGCGGCGGCACCGTCTCGGGCGCGCAGGGTATCCGCATCGCAGCGGGTGAGCTCAACGTGACCGGCGGCGAGATCATCGGCACGGCGCTGCTGACTGACGACGCCGATCTCGTCAGCGGCGGCAGCG
This region includes:
- a CDS encoding zinc ribbon domain-containing protein, whose protein sequence is MKRFFALILAVLLPALAALPARAGQSCAIDELGITLELPDGMVCLTRDVEDGDPALAMFGYESAREARNEMERSKQYFHAISPEPSYFIGVAASISSYSQLLDEDSMNSTYSDVHKALLETLSDGATVLDDGVYVAPAGSFTYVTYAFEQEGYTFVGSLYQTIQDGTMLSLSLQYCAELCEGVDMNKIATDTIDSIRFGKRGGNPVGIILAIAAAAAVLAALAVVFRRRAVRRRIAAPEHSAAPEHSAAPQQSAAPEESQPDRYCPYCGAEMPPDRRICSHCGWQRLPRS
- the hxlB gene encoding 6-phospho-3-hexuloisomerase is translated as MNTAEYSTRILEELGRSLGAVGPAADALADAVLGARRVYVAGAGRSGLMLRAFAMRLMHLGLTSYVVGESVTPAIGAGDLLLIGSGSGETESLCCMARRCRALGAQLAVVTTNPKSAIAALAETVVAVPAPAKDAGGTASIQPMGSLFEQTLLLLLDSTALTLMERMGLTGEQMYGRHANLE
- a CDS encoding zinc ribbon domain-containing protein, whose translation is MKRFFALALALLLALTVLPARAAQSCAIDELGISFELPDGMVCLTRDVEDGDPALTMFGYESARAAKNEMERSQQYFYAFNLDPFYVLNIAASPAAPELFTSDYSMEEILAIVRKGQIVNLPDGATVLEESLYKAPAGSFSLVTYSVAEGEATNVVTTYFFIHEYTMFVLITQHYEEMCEGIDMGGIFTGIVDSIRFDESGKPAEDTTPAPVTPQPDDKPIRTEPTESPVRPAGGSVSHASGGRIGTGGSVSHASGGRIGTGGMLVIAAVIILAAALVVLIWRLVTLRRAEAQALRDAAVPPPVPVDPVSWTPEPTPQPVASERSVEAQSASLIASQTDPKERPVPQSTPASAGAPTQVGAPPQVAAPPQVAAPPQVVVCPHCGAALPEDSLFCICCGRRLAP
- a CDS encoding YitT family protein, yielding MSEKTKKTLSEYALVTLGTLLMVFGIYFFKFPNNFTTGGVTGIALIIGRFFGALSPGTLVFVINMALLVVGFLFLGRSFGIKTVYSSVLFSVGTWVLERVCPMEKPFTDEPLLELMFAVLLPAVGSGLLFNLGASSGGTDIVAMLLKKFTSINIGTALMFSDAVITVSALWFFGVKTGLFSILGLLMKSFLIDSVIESINQIKYFNIVCEHPEPICDYIVKTLHRGATVCEAEGYYTSERRYIVFAAMRRSQAVQLRRFVKQNDPHAFLLITTTSEIIGKGFRGVD
- a CDS encoding DUF1294 domain-containing protein, whose protein sequence is MKDYLIWYLIVLNLLAFAVSAIDKFSSGRRQRRVSELALMLLAGFGGSVGLYLSMFLFRHKTKHPKFTMGVPLIMAAQAVVLYLLWARGVIR
- a CDS encoding YgjP-like metallopeptidase domain-containing protein — translated: MGEVSGLLFEGQPVAVCRKRCKRVILHVRAGGEIWVSAPRGVSRRRIAEILAERRDWLLAAVETQRARAPKPKRVCEGESFRLAGRALALRFAGGEICAVGDELLVPPGTELSALRAWYVARAQVLFAERVALWAAAIGVTPGRVRAKEQRSRFGSCGIHGDINLCWRLVMEERALVDSVVIHELCHLLERNHSPAFWAQVARFDPQHRAHRAQLNKQSALWDW
- a CDS encoding zinc ribbon domain-containing protein, translating into MKKRLVLVFLAVLLLTGALTLCVQAGQVCVIAEEGIALTLPDEAYCITQDTPADDPALAYMGIDYREIDKILGYGTYCLYAESEDPLYLMSLAFDTQTWLGPDTAKLLNDARNRYLEQMPDNVKLLADDSFEADFGTVARLVFDCETEGGSFISSVRLFFYDRKFGILETMYLKDGLDREIEEIASGVAASVCDAEAFIPSAQSRTFEEFGLTMELPGELVFAARGDEITQEIADALLESPDDIAHKLEYYSVFGAFPSPYSELFIELSRAPGGLDYRDFNAAELRELLESHTVLAHGEELRDKKLYRGTYPAFVRVTNTSIDETRQILYTVQWSTAINGVYVDIEVLYASESFSRDYDWLKKIEGYLGGIVDSIHFEEEPEPETEPLPVGGGTQTPQTPEPEPDPVKPAPSHGRAIGLTLAILAGAALLLGGGIVVWRLSVRRRAAQTQPGGAPGPAAATGSASLTGVPQAAQAPASAGAPAQAGEEQAGPPTAPAQAGAPAQAGEEQASPPTAPAPAGAPAQAGEEQAGSPTAPAPAVAPAQAGEEQAGSPTAPAPAVAPAQAGEEQAGSPTTPAPAGAPAQAGEEQAGPPTAPAPAGAPPQVAQVAQAAQPAPEEQPAPQIAPAQPVAGYCVHCGAELPAESLFCPKCGRPTQEQP
- a CDS encoding tyrosine-type recombinase/integrase translates to MSNMTIHTAHIAAFERALRAQERSAATVEKYLRDVRQFAAYLGGAPLTREAVAGWKSHLLEQGRLPTTVNGKLAVLSSFLSHLGRRDCRVRQIRLQRRLFRDQARELGREEYERLVAAARQKEQPRLALLLETICATGIRVSELRDITVEAAAAGRAQITLKGKTRVILLPGKLCRKLLKYARRQKIASGEIFLTRGGKSLNRRQIWAQMKALCSRAGVEPGKVFPHNLRHLFARCFYRACRDIARLSDVLGHSSMETTRIYLISTGAEHARTLEQLRLVS
- a CDS encoding VanZ family protein, whose protein sequence is MPVTQILSYCLGALRWAAALFAVFAAARVTLLVWRGVKNRPTRSLGQELGLWALVFYGCMLVSITVIRGGDFAPLWLGGAARVSLVPLRGLIGAFDPRDLWPFCYNLFGNLLWFVPVGLSPLVCSGLARAWRVALAAAGLSALIELSQLLLGTGVCDIDDWLLNIAGALLGYLIYYAAVGRRRSRFPEKMPWAR